The window attaaaaaacaaaacttttctAAAACATCAAGTATATTGAGACGGGCGGAGTATGTTTTATAGTTTTCTTTATTGAATTATCTTTTAAGATTAAATTCTAATAGTCAACTTATATTGAGATTTTTTGTGATCGTTAGTACTTTTAATTTTGGTTAAGATTAAAAGGAAACAGAAACTTTTTGAAACCAAGCTACGTGTTTTCCTATATATAATGAAGTATGTCAGTCAATCAGTCTAGGGTTGGAATGCATTTTACAATGAAATATTGgtcgtaaaaaaaaattggtcgttaagtaaaaatataaacatcCTAAATTTTATAACCTAAACTGAGTTTGGActtcaaaatttatattagaGGAAATATATTGtatgatgttttttttatttgtgtcaAGATATATGAACGGGATTTTAAACTATAATGCTGAATTTTGCAGGCGGATGAAGAAGAAAGGAGGACATTAGAGACAAAGATACAAACGGCAATCGCAGCTCATAATGATCCAAGTTGTTTTATCAACTTGTAATTTATTTCTTTGTACTAAAACCTGTTCTTCCATGCAATAATATTTGTGAAGAGGTATTGTTTTGTATGATGGTACTATTGTGTAATGGTGTTTATTCGAGGTTTAATTGGCAATTCAAACCAATCACAATTAGATCAAAACACATTAATAAAAAAGATTGGTGAGAGGACGATAATAGAGAAAGCCAAGCCGTTACAAGCATTTGGCTTTGGATGAAGATGTGAGATCATCAGCTTTAACAATAAACAATGTCTTTTTTGTTGAAGACGATGAGAGTATAGAGTAAAAAAGAGAGTCTAATCTATGTTGTGGAAGCCGGGGAGAAGTGAAGTTATGAAACCGAAAACAATCATCTGAATCTCTTTTACTATCCCCCACCATTGATTCCCTTGTTGCCCTGCATCCGCATTTTCGTTTGCGTTTGCTCTGTTCCCGTTGTCACCTTCATTCTCTTGTCCCTCTGACAAACAAGTTGCTTCTGCATAAGTTGTTGCTGTGATGACTACAGAGGGAAAGATAGATTGCAAAAGTAATATATTACCGAGAGCTGCATCTTCGTTTAGTGGCACTGCAGCTGCAGGATCATTATCAGCAGGTCGATTAGGTCGAGGTGGTGGTGGTACTGCAGCTCTCTGCATACCTTGTGAGAGCCATCGCACAAACGGAGCAAGAGCTCCAGTCTGGTATCTGTCTCATTACTTGGTCTAGCtctaaaccaaaaaatatataaaaaaaaccatCAACCCCAAAAGAAAAGACACAATACCAAAGCCTATAAACTAAGTCAAACCACCAGTGATTTGACTTAAATGAGGCAAAAGGATCAAACTTTGCAATTACAAGATCAAGCCTATAGTTTTCTACACTTAAAGTCATCTAAAGTATCAGACTTTTAAGTTAATTCGTATGGCTAACCAATGAATATGATTACGTGGGGATATTGTAAGTGAGAGGGATGAGATAGTTTGAGGAAAGAGGAGCTCCAAATTGGTGATGATGCACAGGAACCGCGTAGATCCCAGCTCCACGGTTCGTTTGTTCATCGTACGGTCCAGGTTTCAACCCGGGAGCAAGAGGTTGCTGTAACAACGCTGAAAAAGAAGACAAATTCTCGCCGAGGAGATGATGAATTGCTCTGCTCATTCGCCAGCTCCTCCAATAATGTTCTGACACGTCAtcacttattttttatttctggTAAATTGCACACAAACTCCTTGtctttacaaaataattaatttttacctagttattttgttttgtactaGTTTCCAGTTTATCGATCCAAATCGGTTTGGCTTTTGTTTTGTAACCAAACAAAGAATCCGACTACAATTCAAATTGAAGATTGGTTTGGTTTTACCAAAAGGAGTGGGGGCCGTAAACATGAAGCAACAAATTTATGAATTAGTGTCTACACTTGAGTACTGAGCACACCTATATTACCAAATTTGATGTTGATAACCTGAGATTTTGGGAGCTACAGATAGTTTAAGAAAGATTTTTATAGTTTAGgggtttaatttatttttatttttttacaaattttgagCTTTATTTATgcataattttttcaaaagttTTGGAGGTTTGGCCCATGACTCTGCATTGACATAACAGATGCTAGTGCCACAAATTTGGATGATAAGTTCATGGTAGTGATGACATGATTAAAGCAATTTTACAATTCATTCTCACATCAAGGTATCCTATGGGCCTGCGAATGGATTGAGTTGTGTGATTTGTGAACTTGAGACAATGGAGGAATATAAAggctaactagattttgatccgcgcttcgtAAGCGCGGGTATTTTTTTGTTGATCCTTTTGACAAAATTTTCttgaatttaatttttactaaataaataatttttaagttgATTTATCATAGTGTTTGAGTTTGAAGCAGCATTTTTATATCCAATCCCGACTCATGGTCGCAACTCGACGACCCAGAATATAATCCAGTtcacatttataaaaaatatgataaatctaATAACAATCCAAAAATTTGCTATTAACCTGTAATATGATACCGATTGATCTCatataaactcaaaaaaaacatgataaaacttttttgattaaatttttcatatatttagaaaaCTAAAATTGATAACATTATATTATATCATTCGAAAAAATgtcaacagaaaaaaaaatattgatataacagtattagtttatttttgttataaataacttaatataagtttgtgttttcatttttaggtttaaaagttaattttataatattttttctttaattatttactatgttaatttttaggtaaaattttaatttggttttacggaacattaaaaaaaatgttaatttttaggtaaaatttttaggtttaaaagttaattttataatattttttctttaataatttattatgttaatttttaggtaaaattattatttggttttacagaatattcaaaaaaaagatttatgatggatgaaaattaaaatcaatgatattcaaatatgtatatgatatatggtttACAGTATAGTATTTTAGTctatattagaatttttttgttatattgaaTATATGCATAATATTTGAATGATTTATTTCGAATATTGATACAtaggttttttaaaaataattcgatgttattttgtttgttaatatatacccttttatttctttcagttctgaatgattttgaattacagaaaaaacatagataagtTGTTAATTAGTATAAAAATCTTAGTGCATTTTTAGTATGTTTACTTAGTCCACgtttagaataaatatttattctttgtgatttgattcaaaattcgaaatgaataaatattaaataaccgCTCTTGTATTTGGTAAAATACCATACTGACCTATTATTGTGGGGTAAAGTATAATTACTTTGATCGATTTTATTGTTAGCTTAAATGTAGTTAAATCCCAAAAACTAAAAGAATATTCTGCTATTAATGAATGTTTTATTCTCTGTTAATATTATTg of the Brassica rapa cultivar Chiifu-401-42 chromosome A03, CAAS_Brap_v3.01, whole genome shotgun sequence genome contains:
- the LOC103862155 gene encoding uncharacterized protein LOC103862155; its protein translation is MSRAIHHLLGENLSSFSALLQQPLAPGLKPGPYDEQTNRGAGIYAVPVHHHQFGAPLSSNYLIPLTYNIPTDRYQTGALAPFVRWLSQGMQRAAVPPPPRPNRPADNDPAAAVPLNEDAALEGQENEGDNGNRANANENADAGQQGNQWWGIVKEIQMIVFGFITSLLPGFHNID